Proteins encoded by one window of Mercenaria mercenaria strain notata chromosome 4, MADL_Memer_1, whole genome shotgun sequence:
- the LOC128556532 gene encoding flavin-containing monooxygenase 5-like, with protein MKRVAIIGAGCSGLAAIKCCLDEGLEPVCFETTNYISGLWHYTEEVEEGQACVMKSTVINTSKEMMCYSDFPIPEEYPIYMHNKCVDQYFHMYADKFGLGKYINFNTEVLSVKPTESFKTDGKWSITTKRSDEKEKQHTFDAVLICTGHHAEKNIPNFPGLDTFKGKVTHTHDYKDYHGYEDKNVLIIGIGNSGGDVATELSRISSQIYLSTRSGSWIFHRVDDNGVPGDMNHSTRFNTILLQNFPNLMQNLVKKKINYKFDHEKYCLQPKHGIFSAHPTVNDELPNRIISGGVIVKANVAEFTETGAIFEDGTKVENLDAVVLATGYIFGFPFLDKNVLEVKENKINLYKYMFPPDLQKKTLAIIGCFQPLGAIMPMSEMQCRVATRVFKGIKDLPDSNEMWTDIKDKRAAMALRYKKAMRHTIQVDYVPYMDELAEMIGCKPDIRKLIWTDPKLATKVYFGPCTPYQYRLMGPGPWKGARQAIMTQWERVYKPLQTRPCVGNESKGFGTVYMFIIVALAVLLYLIL; from the exons atgaaacGCGTAGCAATTATCGGTGCTGGCTGTAGTGGACTAGCAGCTATAAAATGTTGTCTTGACGAGGGTCTCGAGCCTGTGTGTTTCGAGACAACAAACTATATAAGCGGATTATGGCACTACACAGAGGAGGTGGAAGAGGGTCAGGCGTGCGTTATGAAATCTACAGTGATCAACACATCCAAAGAGATGATGTGCTACAGTGACTTTCCTATACCTGAGGAGTATCCAATCTATATGCACAACAAGTGTGTTGATCAATATTTCCACATGTATGCGGACAAGTTCGGGCTCGGGAAATATATCAATTTCAACACAGAG GTATTGTCCGTGAAACCAACAGAAAGTTTTAAGACGGACGGAAAATGGTCTATTACAACAAAGAGGTCCGAcgagaaagaaaaacaacatacatTTGATGCTGTTCTTATATGTACCGGACATCATGCAGAAAAGAATATACCGAACTTCCCCGGGTTAGATACGTTCAAAGGCAAGGTGACGCATACCCACGATTACAAGGATTACCATGGTTACGAGGACAAGAATGTTCTGATTATCGGTATTGGAAACTCTGGCGGGGATGTTGCTACAGAACTTAGTCGAATATCGTCTCAG atttatttgAGCACCCGATCTGGATCATGGATATTCCATCGAGTTGACGATAACGGGGTTCCCGGGGACATGAACCATTCAACTCGCTTCAATACCATTCTGTTGCAAAATTTTCCTAATTTGATGCAGAATcttgttaaaaagaaaattaactacAAATTTGATCACGAAAAATACTGCCTTCAACCGAAACATGGTATCTTTTCTGCTCACCCCACAGTGAACGACGAACTTCCAAACAGAATAATTTCCGGTGGTGTTATTGTAAAAGCCAATGTAGCAGAGTTCACTGAAACTGGAGCAATATTTGAAGATGGTACTAAAGTCGAGAATTTGGACGCTGTAGTACTTGCTACAGGATACATATTTGGCTTCCCGTTTCTTGATAAGAATGTTCTAGAAGTGAAGGAGAACAAGATCAATCTGTATAAATACATGTTTCCACCGGATCTGCAAAAGAAAACCCTGGCAATTATTGGGTGTTTCCAGCCACTTGGAGCAATTATGCCAATGAGCGAAATGCAGTGTCGTGTAGCTACTAGAGTGTTTAAG GGCATAAAAGACCTGCCGGATAGCAATGAGATGTGGACAGATATTAAAGACAAACGGGCTGCCATGGCGTTGAGATATAAGAAAGCAATGCGACATACTATTCAAGTGGATTACGTTCCATACATGGATGAATTAGCAGAAATGATAGGCTGTAAACCAGacataa GGAAACTTATCTGGACCGACCCGAAACTTGCAACTAAAGTTTACTTTGGACCTTGTACGCCCTACCAGTATCGGTTAATGGGACCTGGACCCTGGAAAGGTGCCCGGCAGGCCATCATGACACAATGGGAACGAGTGTATAAACCCCTGCAGACCAGACCATGTGTTGGAAATGAGAGCAAGGGCTTTGGAACagtatatatgtttataattgtGGCCTTAGCTGTACTGCTTTACCTTATTTTATAG
- the LOC128556533 gene encoding LOW QUALITY PROTEIN: flavin-containing monooxygenase 5-like (The sequence of the model RefSeq protein was modified relative to this genomic sequence to represent the inferred CDS: inserted 2 bases in 1 codon) encodes MKRIAVIGAGASGLTAIKCCIDEHLEPVCFERTNYISGLWHYTEEVEEGQACVMKSTVINTSKEMMCYSDFPIPDEYPVYMHNRCVDRYFHMYADKFGLRKHINFNTEVLSVKPTENFKTDGKWEIKTKNSENKEQQHIFDGVLICTGHHAEKNIPNFPGLDTFKGKVTHTHDYKDYQGYEDKXVLIIGIGNSGGDVATELSRISSQV; translated from the exons ATGAAACGTATAGCAGTTATTGGTGCGGGCGCTAGTGGCCTAACTGCTATAAAATGTTGCATTGACGAACACCTTGAACCTGTGTGTTTTGAGAGGACAAATTATATCAGCGGATTATGGCACTACACAGAAGAGGTGGAAGAGGGCCAGGCATGCGTTATGAAATCTACGGTGATCAACACATCCAAAGAGATGATGTGCTACAGTGATTTTCCTATACCAGACGAATATCCCGTCTATATGCACAACAGGTGTGTCGATCGGTATTTTCATATGTATGCGGATAAGTTTGGACTCCGAAAACATATAAACTTCAATACAGAG GTTTTGTCTGTGAAACCGACCGAAAATTTCAAGACTGATGGTAAGTGGGAAATTAAAACAAAGAACTCCGAGAACAAAGAACAACAACATATATTTGATGGTGTTCTTATCTGTACCGGACATCATGCAGAAAAGAATATACCCAACTTCCCCGGGTTAGATACCTTCAAAGGCAAGGTGACTCACACACACGATTACAAGGATTACCAGGGTTACGAGGACAA AGTGTTGATCATTGGTATTGGAAACTCTGGTGGGGATGTTGCTACAGAGCTTAGTCGTATATCTTCTCAGGTTTGA
- the LOC128556703 gene encoding uncharacterized protein K02A2.6-like, translated as MGQEHMDKWGCPVSILSDQGRTYESKVFRELCRLLGVKKVRTSVRNPRCNGQVERFNRTLVRMIRAYLQGVQEDWDLNLGCLAGAYRATPNESTKLTPNLLTMGREVRLPAELVFGSTTSKSEVPVTSYGDYVDGILSKMNHAHDIARKHLQKSAARSKEIYDKRMLVNNYEKGDVVWCLAESRKVGEAPKLQPAFEGPCLVLRKLSPLTFVIQLRDQGAELF; from the exons ATGGGTCAGGAACATATGGACAA GTGGGGATGCCCGGTATCAATCCTGAGTGACCAAGGCCGGACATATGAGAGCAAAGTCTTTCGAGAGTTGTGCAGATTGCTGGGAGTAAAGAAAGTGCGGACAAGTGTGCGAAATCCGAGATGCAACGGTCAAGTCGAAAGATTTAACCGGACACTAGTCCGCATGATCAGAGCCTACCTTCAGGGAGTACAAGAAGACTGGGACTTGAACCTAGGATGTTTGGCCGGAGCATACAGGGCGACACCGAATGAGTCTACAAAGCTGACTCCGAATTTGCTAACGATGGGAAGAGAAGTGCGACTCCCGGCAGAGCTTGTGTTTGGCAGTACCACCAGTAAGTCTGAAGTACCAGTGACCAGCTATGGTGACTATGTTGATGGTATCCTGTCAAAGATGAACCATGCCCATGACATAGCCAGGAAACATTTACAGAAGTCAGCTGCACGAAGCAAGGAGATATATGACAAAAGGATGTTGGTGAATAACTACGAGAAGGGTGATGTGGTTTGGTGTTTAGCTGAATCCAGGAAAGTTGGCGAAGCTCCCAAGCTGCAGCCAGCTTTCGAAGGACCATGTTTGGTGTTAAGGAAGTTGTCTCCCTTGACCTTTGTAATACAGCTAAGAGATCAAGGGGCAGAGCTATTTTAG